One segment of Anatilimnocola aggregata DNA contains the following:
- a CDS encoding efflux RND transporter permease subunit, translated as MFSKFFIDRPIFANVIAIVTMLVGVVALLRLPVEQYPGITPPTVVVTGVYPGANARVVSDTVASPVEQQVNGVEGMLYMSSTCSSDGTYTLTVTFEIGTDLDEAQVLVQNRVSIAEPQLPEEVRRQGVMVKKQSTNFILVCALTSEGNRYDSIFLSNFCNLRLRDEISRIPGVGDVVIFGGSNYSMRVWLDPEKIKARNMTTQDVIAAIQEQNVQVAAGQIGQPPSPSELNFQYIVTAMGRLSSAEQFGDIVIKSEDQGRILRLKDVAKIELGAQTYDQFSLLNGSPSASLGVFQLPGANALKVSEGVREAIHRLESTFPEGLKVTFPFDTTKFVDAAIHEVYKTLIEAGVLVLVVILVFLQDWRAVLIPATTVPVTLIGAFAAMAALGFSVNMLTLFGLVLAIGIVVDDAIVIVEAAAHGVERGLAPRDATIKAMDQVLGPIIGITLVLLAVFIPTAFLGGVTGQLYRQFALTIAATALISAINAVTLKPAQCALWLRKPPEKKNFFYHGFNWVYDRVEGVYTLIVRRMLRVSWAVMLVFAALIAATGWWYNRVPTGFLPTEDQGYFVCAIQLPDAASQSRTAAVVDKVNAILADIDGVSDWFAIGGMSLLDNSSASNAATIFVVFDGWDKRKDPQLSQAGILGTFYGHVSKIDEAVIFAFPPPAIPGLGQRAGFTMQVEDRADVGPEELQFAVQSMLEAGREQPALDPTTLNSMFRAGVPQLYINVDRVKVKTLDVPLTNVFSTLQAYLGSAYVNDFNRFGRTFQVRVQAEQKFRVEPRDIERLEVRNRAGQMIPLGSVVDVKRSFGPQILTRYNLYPSAQISGSPAAMVSSGQAIALMEQMARDRLPQSMGYEWTDMSYQEKKVGGESIYIFAFAVLLVYLVLAAQYESWITPLAVILVVPLGVLGAIAAVSLRGFDNNIFTQIGIVLIIALASKNAILIVEYARDLRNEGHSIFDSAVEAARLRFRPILMTSFAFILGVVPLVIADGAGAAGQQALGTAVFGGMLASTILAVFFVPVFFLVFQHVSEWWRPRASATLGGASGHSVAVTAPAVDAQHEPNVASATETKPAH; from the coding sequence GTGTTTTCGAAATTCTTTATCGATCGCCCGATCTTTGCCAACGTCATTGCCATCGTCACGATGCTGGTGGGCGTGGTCGCTCTGCTGCGTCTGCCCGTCGAGCAATACCCGGGTATTACACCGCCGACGGTGGTGGTGACGGGTGTTTATCCGGGTGCGAATGCGCGGGTCGTCTCCGATACCGTTGCCTCGCCGGTCGAACAACAGGTGAACGGCGTCGAAGGCATGCTCTACATGTCTTCGACCTGTTCCAGCGACGGCACCTATACGCTGACCGTGACCTTCGAAATTGGGACCGACCTGGACGAAGCCCAAGTGCTCGTGCAAAACCGCGTCTCGATTGCCGAGCCCCAATTGCCCGAGGAAGTTCGCCGCCAAGGCGTCATGGTGAAGAAGCAGTCGACGAACTTCATCCTGGTGTGTGCCCTGACCTCGGAAGGGAATCGCTACGACAGCATCTTTCTCTCGAACTTTTGCAACTTGCGGTTGCGCGACGAAATCAGCCGTATTCCCGGTGTGGGCGATGTGGTGATTTTCGGCGGCAGCAACTACAGCATGCGAGTCTGGCTCGATCCCGAAAAGATCAAAGCCCGCAACATGACCACGCAAGACGTGATCGCGGCCATTCAAGAACAGAACGTCCAAGTTGCCGCGGGGCAGATTGGCCAGCCACCGAGTCCCAGCGAGTTGAATTTTCAGTACATCGTCACTGCGATGGGGCGACTCAGTAGCGCCGAGCAATTTGGCGACATCGTTATCAAGTCCGAAGACCAAGGGCGCATCCTGCGGCTGAAAGATGTTGCGAAAATCGAACTCGGCGCGCAGACCTACGATCAATTCTCGTTGCTAAACGGTAGCCCCAGCGCCAGCTTGGGTGTGTTTCAGCTGCCGGGTGCCAATGCTTTGAAAGTGTCTGAGGGAGTGCGCGAGGCCATTCATCGGCTAGAAAGCACTTTTCCCGAAGGGTTGAAGGTTACCTTTCCCTTCGATACGACCAAGTTCGTCGATGCTGCGATTCACGAAGTTTACAAAACGCTGATCGAAGCCGGCGTCTTGGTGTTGGTCGTGATTCTGGTCTTCTTGCAAGACTGGCGAGCGGTCCTCATTCCCGCGACGACCGTGCCCGTGACTCTCATTGGTGCCTTCGCCGCCATGGCCGCGCTGGGCTTCTCGGTGAATATGCTCACCCTCTTCGGCCTGGTGCTGGCGATCGGTATCGTCGTCGACGATGCAATCGTGATTGTCGAAGCGGCTGCCCATGGTGTGGAGCGCGGTCTCGCGCCGCGCGACGCGACGATCAAAGCCATGGACCAGGTGCTCGGACCAATCATCGGCATCACCCTGGTGCTGCTGGCCGTGTTTATTCCGACTGCGTTTCTCGGTGGTGTGACCGGGCAGTTGTATCGGCAGTTCGCACTCACCATTGCCGCCACGGCGCTGATTAGTGCCATCAACGCGGTCACGCTGAAGCCCGCGCAATGTGCGTTGTGGCTGCGCAAGCCGCCAGAGAAGAAGAACTTTTTCTATCACGGCTTCAATTGGGTTTACGACCGGGTAGAAGGGGTCTATACGCTGATTGTGCGACGCATGCTGCGAGTCAGTTGGGCCGTGATGCTGGTCTTTGCCGCCCTCATCGCTGCTACTGGTTGGTGGTACAACCGCGTGCCGACCGGCTTCTTGCCGACAGAAGATCAAGGCTACTTTGTGTGCGCGATTCAGTTGCCCGATGCGGCTTCCCAATCTCGCACCGCGGCAGTCGTCGACAAAGTCAACGCGATCCTGGCCGATATAGACGGCGTTTCCGATTGGTTCGCCATCGGTGGCATGTCGCTGCTCGACAACAGTTCGGCATCCAATGCCGCGACCATCTTCGTGGTCTTCGACGGCTGGGATAAACGCAAAGATCCCCAGCTGAGCCAGGCTGGTATTCTCGGCACGTTCTACGGACACGTCAGCAAGATTGACGAAGCAGTCATCTTTGCCTTTCCGCCTCCCGCCATTCCCGGTCTGGGACAACGCGCTGGTTTTACCATGCAAGTTGAAGATCGCGCGGACGTTGGTCCGGAAGAGTTGCAATTCGCCGTGCAGTCGATGCTCGAGGCGGGGCGCGAACAGCCGGCCCTCGATCCCACGACACTGAACTCGATGTTTCGGGCTGGTGTGCCGCAGTTGTATATCAATGTCGATCGCGTGAAAGTCAAAACGCTCGACGTGCCGCTGACGAACGTCTTCTCCACGCTGCAAGCCTATCTCGGCTCGGCCTATGTAAACGACTTCAATCGTTTTGGCCGCACCTTTCAAGTGCGCGTGCAGGCGGAACAGAAGTTCCGTGTCGAGCCACGCGATATCGAACGGCTTGAGGTTCGCAACCGCGCCGGGCAAATGATTCCGCTCGGTTCCGTCGTCGATGTCAAACGTTCGTTTGGCCCGCAGATTCTCACTCGTTACAATTTGTATCCGTCCGCGCAAATCAGCGGTTCGCCCGCGGCCATGGTTAGTTCGGGACAGGCGATAGCCCTGATGGAGCAAATGGCTCGCGACCGCTTGCCGCAGTCGATGGGCTACGAGTGGACCGACATGTCGTATCAGGAGAAAAAGGTCGGTGGAGAATCGATCTACATTTTTGCCTTCGCGGTATTGCTGGTCTATCTGGTGCTGGCCGCTCAATACGAAAGTTGGATCACTCCCCTGGCGGTGATTCTGGTGGTGCCACTGGGGGTGCTCGGCGCGATCGCAGCTGTCTCGCTCCGCGGCTTCGACAACAACATCTTCACACAAATCGGCATCGTGCTCATCATCGCGCTGGCCAGTAAGAATGCCATTCTGATTGTCGAGTACGCGCGCGATTTGCGAAATGAAGGGCATTCGATATTCGATTCTGCGGTGGAAGCAGCAAGGCTGCGTTTTCGCCCCATTTTGATGACGTCGTTTGCGTTCATCTTGGGCGTGGTGCCCCTCGTCATTGCCGACGGTGCTGGTGCGGCAGGTCAACAAGCGCTGGGTACTGCCGTGTTCGGCGGCATGCTCGCTTCGACGATTCTCGCCGTGTTTTTTGTGCCGGTCTTCTTTCTCGTCTTTCAGCATGTGAGTGAATGGTGGCGACCGCGCGCGTCGGCAACTTTGGGTGGTGCCAGCGGCCATTCTGTCGCCGTTACAGCGCCCGCAGTCGACGCGCAGCACGAGCCGAATGTGGCCAGCGCTACCGAGACGAAGCCCGCGCACTAG
- a CDS encoding efflux transporter outer membrane subunit — translation MFGSNSDPQHQPKPQLARRVSLTVVTTTAALLLALTAGCRTGPMEYIHNGFKVGPNYATPGAPVSEVWIDYRNSELVTNQQAYWDWWRVFRDPQLELLVQRAHQQNLTLRQAGFRIEEARARRAVAHGNLFPQSQTAFGSYRRQQISTETGITAGGGGGLPGFERAFDVWTAGGQFSWELDFWGRFRRAVAASDAELDATVENYDDVLVVLIGDVAQTYVEIRVAQQRIRYAQANVQSQVGSLNLAKIKKEEGAASGLDVAQAVTNVSQTEATIPQLQAQLRQAENRLCILMGMPPQDLSQLLGDQTLIPEAPPQIAIGVPADLLRRRPDVRRAERLAAAQSERIGITESAMYPAFTLNGTLFVQANELQNLFTGGAVAGNVGPSFSWNLLNYGRIWNAQNAEEALFMQRVTEYQTVVLNANREAEDAIIGFLRAQQQARILRVGVDAAVESRDLINELYKGGRADFGRVFVAELFLVQQQDQLALAEGAIAANLVALYRSLGGGWELRMQDPQAPVMLPQPQNRPMEQLAPPAGNPLLLPEMLPQPDRN, via the coding sequence ATGTTTGGCAGCAACAGTGACCCGCAACATCAACCCAAACCGCAACTGGCGCGGCGAGTGAGTTTGACGGTTGTAACGACCACGGCAGCCTTGCTGCTGGCCCTGACGGCGGGCTGTCGCACCGGCCCGATGGAGTACATCCACAACGGGTTCAAGGTCGGCCCGAACTACGCCACGCCCGGCGCGCCGGTGTCGGAAGTCTGGATCGACTATCGCAACAGCGAGTTGGTCACCAATCAGCAAGCCTATTGGGATTGGTGGCGGGTCTTCCGCGATCCTCAATTAGAACTGCTCGTTCAGCGGGCTCACCAGCAGAACCTGACGTTGCGCCAAGCTGGGTTCCGCATTGAGGAAGCTCGCGCTCGCCGGGCGGTCGCGCACGGCAACTTATTCCCGCAATCGCAAACGGCCTTTGGTTCGTATCGTCGACAACAAATCAGTACCGAGACCGGCATCACCGCCGGTGGTGGTGGCGGTTTGCCTGGCTTCGAGCGAGCGTTCGACGTCTGGACAGCGGGAGGTCAGTTCTCTTGGGAACTCGATTTCTGGGGTCGGTTTCGCCGCGCGGTCGCTGCTTCCGATGCGGAACTCGATGCCACTGTCGAAAACTACGACGACGTCCTCGTCGTGCTGATTGGTGATGTTGCGCAGACCTATGTCGAAATTCGCGTGGCTCAGCAGCGAATTCGTTATGCCCAGGCGAACGTGCAATCGCAGGTCGGTTCGTTGAACCTGGCCAAGATCAAGAAAGAAGAAGGCGCGGCCAGCGGCCTCGATGTGGCACAAGCCGTAACGAACGTTTCGCAAACCGAAGCGACCATTCCGCAGTTGCAGGCCCAGCTGCGCCAGGCCGAAAACCGTCTCTGCATTCTGATGGGCATGCCGCCACAAGATCTCAGTCAGCTGTTGGGCGACCAGACCCTGATTCCCGAAGCTCCGCCGCAAATCGCGATCGGTGTTCCTGCCGACTTGCTTCGCCGTCGTCCCGATGTTCGCCGCGCTGAACGCCTGGCTGCTGCCCAAAGCGAACGAATCGGCATCACGGAATCTGCCATGTATCCGGCCTTCACCCTCAACGGCACGCTGTTTGTGCAAGCGAACGAATTGCAGAATTTGTTCACGGGCGGAGCGGTGGCCGGCAACGTGGGGCCATCGTTCAGCTGGAACTTGCTCAACTACGGACGCATCTGGAATGCTCAGAATGCGGAAGAAGCTCTCTTCATGCAACGCGTGACGGAATATCAGACCGTGGTGCTGAATGCGAATCGCGAAGCCGAAGATGCGATCATCGGATTTTTGCGAGCCCAGCAGCAAGCGCGAATCCTGCGCGTCGGTGTCGATGCAGCGGTGGAATCGCGCGACCTGATCAACGAGTTGTATAAAGGTGGCCGCGCTGACTTCGGTCGCGTGTTTGTCGCCGAATTGTTCCTGGTGCAGCAGCAAGATCAGTTGGCTTTGGCAGAAGGTGCCATCGCTGCCAACCTGGTGGCCCTCTATCGCTCGCTCGGTGGTGGCTGGGAATTGCGAATGCAAGATCCACAAGCTCCTGTGATGTTGCCGCAACCACAAAATCGGCCGATGGAACAACTCGCACCGCCAGCTGGCAACCCGCTGCTGCTGCCCGAGATGCTGCCGCAACCCGATCGAAACTAG
- a CDS encoding efflux RND transporter permease subunit, which produces MFSRFFIDRPIFATVLSIVVTLAGGIAVWALPVTQYPEITPPTVEVSTVYPGANAQVVADTVASPIEQQVNGVEGMLYMSSQSTNDGVYSLTVTFRHGSDLNLAQVLVQNRVALAQPILPDLVKRRGVTVKKKSPSVLMIVNLSSPDKSRDNLYLSNYATIQLRDELSRLPGVGDISFLGQRDYSMRVWLDPERLAVRKLDAADVVHAIEQQNTQVAAGQVGQPPAPNGQAFQYTMTTLGRLAEAEQFGDMIVRSDAGGRVIRLRDVARTELGALAYDQVCTLDGQPSVALSIYQLPGSNALETARQVRAKMDELKGRFPEGVTFDIVYDTTPFIQESVNEVFTALRDAVILVALVVLVFLQGWRAAIIPLVAVPVAIIGTFAAMLAVGFSLNTLTLFGLVLAVGIVVDDAIVVVEAVEHHIEHGLAPRDAAIKAMEQVSGPVIAVGLVLTAVFVPCAFISGIVGQFFRQFALTIAISTVISAFNSLTLSPALAVLLLKPKSSGHGEALPRVGLIAVAAWAAGEFLGPVVERLLGNGLAGWPLSASWLAWLLVVIPTIAIVWFTANGINRFLSWFFKAFNVGFNWVTNGYVASVGWLLRGSVIVLLIYGGLLLITYRVFQDTPTGFIPSQDKGYLLVNVRLPDSSSLERTSEVLAHIEKLSAKVPGVNHTVAIAGQSILLGAGSPNFGSMYVMLQDFHHRAGHGHSANEIAAQLQEAFDHEVNDAVVNVVGAPPIDGLGTAGGFKLVIEDRGNNGLAELQKASQQIVEEGSRTPGLDKLFTSFRADTTWLYLDIDRDAAETMGVSMASVFNMLQMNLGTLYINDFNRFGRTWQVNVQAEARHRMQPGDLSKLYVKSDRDRMVPLMSFAKIREISGPVMLNRYNLYPAATINADAAPGTSSGQAIEQLEKIAQQNLVQSMKPEWTELALLQLDAGSTATFAFILAVVLVFLVLAAQYESWSLPLAVILVVPMCLLCSILGVIIARMDINIFTQIGFVVLVGLACKNAILIVEFARARYEAGDDTYTATLEACRLRLRPIIMTSLAFIFGVVPLVLGQGAGAEMRRTLGTAVFAGMLGVTLFGIFLTPVFFYVIQWLADFRTGGRQPVAVAAPASEPHHSP; this is translated from the coding sequence ATGTTTTCCCGTTTCTTCATTGACCGACCCATCTTTGCGACGGTGCTCTCCATCGTTGTGACTCTGGCAGGCGGCATCGCTGTGTGGGCACTGCCGGTGACGCAGTACCCCGAGATCACTCCGCCGACGGTGGAAGTGTCGACGGTCTATCCCGGTGCGAACGCGCAGGTTGTGGCCGATACCGTGGCTTCGCCCATCGAGCAGCAGGTGAACGGCGTCGAGGGGATGCTCTACATGTCGTCGCAGTCGACGAACGACGGTGTCTATTCGCTGACGGTCACGTTTCGCCACGGCTCCGACCTGAATCTTGCGCAGGTGCTGGTGCAAAATCGCGTCGCCCTCGCGCAGCCCATTTTGCCGGACCTGGTCAAGCGCCGTGGCGTAACGGTGAAGAAGAAGTCTCCCAGCGTGCTGATGATCGTCAATCTCTCGTCCCCCGATAAGAGCCGCGACAATCTCTACCTCAGCAATTACGCCACGATTCAATTGCGCGACGAACTTTCGCGTCTGCCGGGCGTCGGCGATATTTCGTTCCTCGGCCAGCGCGACTACAGCATGCGAGTTTGGCTCGATCCCGAGCGCCTGGCCGTTCGCAAGCTCGATGCAGCCGACGTGGTGCATGCCATCGAACAGCAGAATACGCAAGTCGCTGCCGGTCAGGTCGGTCAGCCCCCAGCTCCCAATGGTCAGGCTTTTCAATACACAATGACCACGCTGGGCCGCCTGGCCGAGGCGGAGCAATTTGGCGATATGATCGTCCGCTCCGATGCTGGAGGCCGCGTCATTCGCCTCCGCGATGTAGCCCGCACCGAGCTCGGCGCTTTGGCCTACGACCAGGTCTGCACGCTCGATGGACAACCCTCGGTCGCGCTGTCGATCTATCAATTGCCGGGCTCGAATGCGCTCGAAACCGCACGGCAAGTCCGCGCGAAAATGGATGAGCTCAAAGGGCGCTTTCCGGAAGGAGTAACGTTCGACATCGTTTACGACACGACTCCCTTCATTCAGGAATCGGTAAACGAAGTCTTTACCGCTCTCCGCGATGCCGTGATTCTCGTTGCCCTGGTGGTGCTTGTGTTCTTGCAAGGTTGGCGGGCGGCGATCATTCCCCTGGTTGCGGTTCCTGTCGCAATCATTGGGACCTTCGCGGCAATGTTGGCCGTGGGCTTTAGTTTGAATACGCTCACGCTGTTCGGATTGGTCCTGGCGGTTGGTATCGTCGTCGATGATGCCATCGTGGTGGTCGAAGCAGTCGAACATCATATCGAGCATGGGCTGGCGCCGCGCGATGCGGCGATCAAAGCCATGGAACAAGTTTCGGGGCCGGTGATTGCGGTGGGCTTGGTGCTCACGGCGGTGTTTGTCCCCTGTGCGTTTATCTCCGGCATCGTTGGGCAGTTCTTCAGGCAATTTGCCTTGACCATCGCCATCTCGACGGTCATTTCGGCCTTCAATTCGTTGACTCTCAGCCCGGCGCTGGCGGTGCTGCTGCTCAAGCCTAAGTCGAGTGGTCACGGCGAAGCCCTGCCGCGGGTTGGGCTCATCGCCGTTGCGGCTTGGGCTGCGGGCGAGTTTCTCGGGCCAGTGGTGGAACGACTTCTCGGCAATGGGCTCGCCGGGTGGCCGCTCAGTGCCAGTTGGCTGGCCTGGCTGTTGGTCGTGATTCCGACCATCGCCATCGTGTGGTTTACAGCGAACGGCATTAACCGGTTCCTCAGCTGGTTTTTTAAAGCCTTTAACGTCGGTTTCAATTGGGTGACGAATGGCTACGTCGCTTCGGTCGGCTGGCTGCTACGGGGCAGCGTCATTGTGCTGCTCATTTACGGCGGGCTGCTACTCATTACCTATCGCGTGTTTCAAGACACTCCGACCGGTTTCATTCCCTCGCAGGACAAAGGCTATTTGCTCGTCAATGTGCGGCTGCCCGATTCTTCGTCGCTCGAGCGGACCAGCGAAGTCCTGGCTCATATCGAAAAACTGTCGGCGAAAGTTCCTGGTGTGAATCACACGGTGGCAATTGCCGGCCAGTCGATTCTGCTGGGTGCCGGCTCGCCGAATTTCGGTTCGATGTATGTGATGCTGCAGGATTTTCATCACCGCGCGGGGCATGGGCATTCGGCCAACGAGATCGCCGCGCAGTTGCAGGAGGCGTTCGACCATGAAGTGAACGATGCCGTGGTGAACGTCGTCGGCGCGCCGCCGATCGACGGTCTCGGTACCGCCGGTGGTTTCAAACTGGTGATTGAAGATCGCGGCAACAATGGACTCGCCGAATTGCAGAAGGCGAGTCAGCAAATTGTCGAAGAGGGAAGTCGTACACCGGGCCTCGATAAGCTATTCACCAGTTTTCGCGCCGATACGACCTGGCTCTATCTCGATATCGACCGCGATGCCGCCGAGACGATGGGGGTCTCGATGGCCAGCGTCTTCAACATGTTGCAGATGAACCTCGGCACGCTCTATATCAACGATTTTAACCGCTTCGGCCGCACCTGGCAGGTGAACGTGCAAGCCGAGGCGCGGCATCGCATGCAGCCCGGCGATCTCAGCAAGTTGTACGTGAAAAGTGATCGGGATCGGATGGTCCCCCTGATGAGCTTTGCCAAGATTCGCGAAATTAGCGGGCCGGTGATGCTAAACCGCTACAACCTCTATCCAGCTGCCACCATCAATGCCGATGCTGCGCCCGGCACCAGTTCGGGCCAGGCCATCGAGCAACTCGAAAAGATTGCTCAGCAAAACTTAGTGCAATCGATGAAGCCGGAGTGGACCGAGTTGGCACTGCTGCAACTCGATGCTGGCAGTACCGCGACGTTTGCTTTCATTCTGGCCGTAGTGCTCGTGTTTCTCGTGCTCGCCGCTCAGTATGAGAGTTGGTCGTTACCGCTGGCGGTGATTCTGGTCGTGCCGATGTGTCTTCTCTGTTCGATTCTCGGCGTGATTATCGCCCGCATGGATATCAACATCTTCACGCAGATCGGCTTCGTGGTTCTCGTCGGCCTGGCTTGCAAGAACGCGATTCTGATCGTCGAGTTCGCCCGCGCCCGTTACGAAGCGGGAGACGACACGTACACTGCCACGCTCGAAGCTTGCCGCCTGCGCTTGCGGCCGATCATCATGACCTCGCTGGCGTTCATCTTTGGCGTCGTGCCGCTGGTCCTCGGTCAAGGTGCCGGTGCCGAAATGCGTCGCACATTGGGGACTGCAGTGTTTGCCGGGATGCTCGGCGTCACGCTGTTCGGCATCTTTTTGACGCCGGTCTTCTTTTACGTGATTCAGTGGTTGGCCGACTTCCGCACTGGCGGACGGCAACCGGTCGCAGTTGCCGCGCCCGCGTCGGAACCACATCATTCGCCGTAG
- a CDS encoding TetR/AcrR family transcriptional regulator, translated as MPAKTSLVRNPEADRETRRCAIIATAAKLFAELGYSTCEMDRLATKLKIAKGTLYLYFSSKEELFCACVDDGMERLQVELRAAADGQEDPLEKIAAGIFAYLKFFDEHSHYAELLIQERAIFRNRKRPSYFEHRDSNRGVWRDIYRDLIAVERVRGDLPIERIMDTVGNLLYGSMFTNHFIGKSTSLADQFHAIWQIVMTGLMTDAERAATLKKTRGRK; from the coding sequence ATGCCCGCAAAGACATCACTCGTTCGTAACCCCGAGGCCGATCGTGAAACGCGCCGTTGCGCGATCATCGCTACAGCTGCGAAGCTGTTTGCCGAGCTGGGTTATTCCACGTGCGAGATGGATCGCCTCGCGACCAAGTTGAAGATCGCCAAGGGAACGCTTTACCTTTACTTCTCTAGCAAAGAAGAACTGTTCTGCGCGTGCGTCGACGACGGCATGGAGCGCTTGCAGGTCGAACTGCGGGCGGCCGCCGATGGTCAGGAAGATCCGCTCGAGAAAATCGCGGCCGGAATCTTCGCCTATCTGAAGTTTTTCGACGAGCATTCGCACTACGCGGAACTGCTCATTCAAGAGCGGGCCATCTTTCGCAATCGCAAACGGCCGAGCTACTTCGAACATCGCGACTCGAATCGCGGCGTTTGGCGAGATATTTATCGCGACTTGATTGCTGTCGAGCGCGTGCGCGGTGATCTTCCCATCGAACGCATCATGGATACCGTGGGCAATCTGCTCTACGGTTCAATGTTCACCAACCACTTCATCGGCAAATCGACCTCGCTGGCCGACCAGTTCCACGCCATCTGGCAGATCGTGATGACGGGACTGATGACCGACGCCGAACGAGCCGCGACGCTCAAGAAAACGCGCGGCCGCAAGTAG
- a CDS encoding efflux RND transporter periplasmic adaptor subunit, which yields MLRNCHPLALTVPTWPLHALLLGSLLVACGCQPVASKPQAKKLAEVFIAKPTTDEVTDFEEFTGHLVAQNTVAIRSRVSGYLDKVEFKDGADVKKGELLFVIDDRSYVATAANAKAMLDQAKSRLANLKSQDERAQTLLKRNAIPSEESEKLSFQRSEAEAAVAAAEAQKDLADLNVTYTKITSPIDGVINNRQVDVGNLVKFDDTILATVVSQDPIYAYFDVNERTVLKLRRLINAGQIESAEDEGLVIQVSLADEDDFKHSGKITFLDNQLDANTGTLRVRAEIENKNGFLSPGLFVRVRFPVGKPHEALLVQEEALGTDQGQRFLYVLNDKDEVAYRRVKVGLLDNGRRVIEVGLKPGERVVVNGLQRIRPGDKVAPKDIPGQIAGEGTQPKVTLVSEKAAGEATSPLTTTQPSTAAPATATKPLAAEQRH from the coding sequence ATGTTGCGAAATTGCCACCCATTGGCCCTGACTGTTCCGACTTGGCCACTGCACGCCCTTTTGCTCGGTAGCCTGCTCGTTGCCTGTGGCTGCCAGCCCGTGGCCAGCAAACCGCAGGCGAAAAAGCTGGCCGAAGTCTTCATTGCCAAACCGACGACGGACGAAGTCACCGACTTCGAAGAATTCACCGGACACCTGGTCGCCCAGAATACGGTTGCCATTCGTTCGCGCGTCAGCGGCTATCTCGACAAGGTCGAGTTCAAAGACGGAGCCGACGTCAAGAAAGGGGAACTGCTCTTCGTGATCGATGATCGGTCCTACGTTGCGACCGCCGCTAATGCCAAGGCAATGCTCGATCAAGCCAAGTCGCGGCTTGCCAATCTCAAGAGCCAGGACGAGCGCGCGCAAACTCTGCTCAAGCGAAATGCCATTCCCAGTGAAGAGTCGGAAAAGCTCAGTTTTCAACGATCGGAAGCGGAGGCCGCAGTCGCTGCTGCAGAAGCGCAGAAAGACCTGGCCGATCTCAATGTGACTTACACCAAGATCACCTCGCCCATCGATGGCGTAATCAACAACCGACAGGTTGACGTCGGCAATCTGGTGAAATTCGATGACACCATACTGGCCACCGTAGTATCGCAAGATCCTATCTACGCTTACTTCGATGTGAATGAACGAACCGTCCTCAAGTTGCGGCGCTTGATCAATGCCGGGCAAATTGAATCGGCCGAAGATGAAGGATTAGTAATTCAGGTTTCGCTTGCCGACGAAGACGATTTTAAGCATTCGGGGAAGATCACATTTCTGGATAACCAATTAGACGCCAACACCGGTACGCTCCGCGTGCGCGCGGAAATCGAAAACAAGAACGGCTTCTTATCGCCCGGACTGTTCGTCCGCGTTCGTTTTCCCGTCGGCAAGCCGCACGAAGCGCTGCTGGTGCAAGAGGAAGCGCTAGGAACCGATCAGGGTCAGCGCTTCTTATATGTGCTCAATGACAAAGACGAAGTCGCCTATCGCCGCGTGAAGGTGGGCTTGCTCGATAATGGCCGCCGCGTGATTGAAGTCGGACTGAAGCCCGGCGAGCGTGTGGTCGTGAATGGTTTGCAGCGGATTCGCCCCGGCGACAAGGTCGCGCCCAAGGACATCCCTGGCCAAATCGCCGGTGAAGGTACCCAGCCAAAAGTTACCCTGGTCTCTGAAAAGGCAGCCGGTGAAGCGACTTCGCCTCTCACCACTACCCAGCCTTCGACGGCGGCGCCTGCCACGGCAACCAAGCCGCTGGCGGCCGAGCAGCGCCACTAG